ttctCGGTTcactgatttcaaaattttaatagaaaaccACCAGAACCCTGCACATGGAGAGCGTGTGACCCACAcaatcccaaaaaatgtggaatttctaaataaattaGAGATAATAAACATGTGTTTTGCTCAATGACCAGTAGGTTTTTTGCGAGAAAAATCTATCCTATtggaaaattatagtttttattaTAGTATTTTACACGGAATTGGATAGATCTTAATCTAGATTTAGAGTTTAAGGAAAACCAATGATTTGTAAATACCGACAAAAcccataaaatttaaatgctATGAATTTGAAACAGTTCAACGATAGGAaaacacattatttttttcaggattatTTTCTAGAGTACATCATGTTAGATTTCAAAGGAAACAATGTCCATCTTCAGAATATATTCTTAATGAAAAGAATGCCGAAATGTCTTTTTGATTGTTGAAACATGTGAAACTGCTCTACGTGGATAAGCATATAGACTCCAGGAATATCGTATTTCCGAAAGGTACAATCAGATGACCACAAAAGTATGTGGCGTGACGCATGTAATCCAACGTGTCAGGTTTCTCGTGTCTGAACCAATTTGGATCAAAGAATCAAATCACGCCATTATCTTGTTTTACTTTTGCAGCAATCGAGATTATTGTTCTACGAACATTGTTCAATCAAACTACggtagttttttgttgaagcagaaaaagaaatggagGAGGAACTACTAATATTGGAAATTGGTATAGATGTAGATGAAGAATGATCGacataagaagaagaagaagaaaaagatgcAGGTCGAGGAGGACTTCTTTTATGTTTGTACGACCGATTTCAAACCAGGTTTGGGAGGACTGTGCAGCACCTGTTGCTTCTGTTGATGGAGAGAAAAGCTGCTGAGAATGAAGGAGGCCGAAAGAGCAAATAGTGATGGAAATGGTCGATatgggaaaaaaatgagacaaaaaacaacaaaacgaCGCAGAGATCGAACAGAATCCTGACTACTGTATTTGAGCGTATTTATTGCAGATAATTGTACTAGGAAATGTCGACTGAATTTTATAACTATATACATTCTACAGTAGTAAATTGAGTGAAACTAAATGTAAGACACTTAGGAAGAAGTCAGCGAGAAACTATTTTGTAGGAACATGGAgggtgcaatactattagaggaaatacggtaattgctatttttagttttttccgtggaatcataaaattttttctctagtcatttgattcaaaacttaaaaaaaaacagaagccAAATATATCTTGTACAAATCTATTTAACAACTCGCCACGACTAAAAACCAAAGCAGAAATGGGACAATTTAGTTCAAACACAGAAGTAGAACACATAGATCACAgttatttgaacaatttttgttggGTTTTCGAACATACGATTctattttgaggttttttcgGGTATTTTTTTGAGgcgttttgacatttttcttgcatttttcgataaaaggggctaaaaagtgaaaaatgtttcactagaaaatgaattttgaaactatgttcaacatttttgaattttcaaggaaaacgTTTTAGAATTAcatttattaaataattgGACATCTTTCTATCTAGTGAttaatttatacattttcagaaaaatttcagggcGAAATGATAAGATTTAAATTGAacattaggtttttttttgaaaatacacaatttttaaattaatcaatccataaaataaaaaactaacttttctttttctgggATGCTCCAATTATCACTTCCTTCGTCGCGTACACATTTTTCGATTGATTCGTCAATTCACGGACGCTTCGGAGCATCATTGGCGGGCTCACAACCTGCTCAAGAagcataatttatttatttgaaaaactttttttttaaacttctagAAATATTTCAGGAGTTTGTTACGAAAACAGCAGGCTCAcagttttcgtttttctttcataaaaatgtgtttttttaattagaaaaaaaatgaattctaaAAGAAtacttttttagaaacagCAGGAAGCATTCTGGCGGACCGAAGAACGTTGAAAAGTGGCATCATGTTTTCTGGTGAGAACCTGGCAAAATTAGAATTCTTCAAACTTCGaatgtataaaaatatttcaaaaaaatagcatCTAGGTTCATGACCCGAAATgtgaaagatttgaaaatgaacaaaatttcgaacaaatcattatttttatgaCAAAACGAGCAAGGAGTAAAATGGGCGATAAGTGTAACAATaacattcaacaaaaaacaaagagaTAACGGgaagaaacaattttaagaACTGGTTGGAAAACAAGTTgaaatgagcatttttaagaaaatgttcaataacttccaaattattttcttataAATCGGATATCTTCAAAGCGCGTTTAGAGTCTCAAGATGGCATTGAACTTGAGCCAAAACGGAAAGCACATTCTCCTCAACAcgttcgctgcgagacccattTGAAAGAGAAGTTGTTCTAATGAGCACATCGAATGCATCTTCTGCGCGACGCCATTCTGCCAATTCTTCAGATTCCACAGCTGCATCCACGCCGGCAACTCCACCGAATACAAGcaatatttttctgtaataattttagttaataaaatcttcattttttattcatttttaaaaggaTATATCTCGAAATGTTAGTAATTATATGTGAATAAATCTTACGGTTTGTTTAAAATGCAAACATCCATTTGAGAAGCCAGCTTTCCACGTGGAGATACTCCGGCCACAatgtcaaacttttttctgaaaatttgggagtttaaaaattatttaaagtaTTCTCATAATATGAACTTACGCTTGGAGAACTTTCTGTAATCCAGTCATAAGTCGCACAGAATATCCCCAATATAAACCAGTTtcacgggttactgtagctccactTGTGATGCTTCCACGGTAAAGTttgcattctgaaatttatttgtttagaattttaatattaaatagTGCAAGGCAGCAATACAATTTTACAGAATATTTAagcaataaatatttaaattaattttaaaacttacgtTCGGTCAAATTCTTgatttctacagtaacccttgtGTACGGTGGCAGTTGAACGGCGTCcgaatcaatttcaaattccttTTCCAATCCAATATTACAGATTGGTCCACGGCCATCTTTTGATCGTTTTTTCAGTACAACTCCTTCGCGGAATCGAAGTGTCTTTTCATCGTATTTAAGATGGTGCTGAGCGTCTAAAGGATTCAGAAGACCggcatttttcaaaggtttttgaattggaaataGATCTTTTCGAAGGTATTGTGGACACTCGAGATACTCAAGAATTTTTGCAAGATAGAAGCATCCTTCATAGTTTGTTTCAGCTGGAATAAGATTTCCTTGCCACGTTCCGTTGTAGTATGCATTGAcggctctgaaaaattataattttcaacaaatgaaattttttccacaattttcagttctttttaACGAATTTAAGTTAAAACTTACTCGTCCGTCATTCTACATGACTCGTCGTAGATAATAATTTCATCAACACGATACAAAGTAGCTGCTCTTGCAATTTGACCAGCCATATACGTTCGAAGTTCGGCTGATTGAGCattattcagaaattgacCAGGAACGGCGATGGAAATTGTGAATGGTGGAGctgaattattgaaatttgaaatttttaaatttaatttaaacgtTAACTCACTGTGATCgactttctcaattttcgctttttttgcttcttcggcttccttgataattttttcttcgttttttcgctttttctcgTCTTTCACTggaaatatattaaaaatgaaaataaacaaGCAATTAAATAACTTACTTTTTCTCCAATCTAATCGTTCCTCCTTTGTcgaattgaacaattttttacgaatgtcatttttctctttaaatGTCTTTTTCTGATCAGgatgcattttctgaaaaaacattaCTTTCAAATCGAATATAATTTGTGAAAGAACATTagaacactgaaaaatgtgaaaattaggacggaaaagtggaaattgtataaaactttgcaaaaaaaattgttttttattcgtAAATGCATTCGCGCTCCAATCGAACATCACATGCGCGGTTTTTCGAATATGAGTTTTTGCAACATTGgattgattttcaataatttcaccGAGAGTAATATAAAGGAATATAgaattaaaactaaatttgaataaaagtcACGTTTACGTAATGGATATTATCTCCCAGTTgcgaagaaaaataatttatttcgtaAATAATGTCGATATCAAGACGAAGTTATGAACAGTTCGATGAaatgaaatcagaaaatcaagaaaataattCCAAGAAGGTaggtcatttttaaaatatctagATAGCTTTagctaattttcagaaaagctcCGAGCGTCTGAAGAAATTGGATCCAGATAAGTTTGTAGAAGCTTATGGAGCCTATGGAAAATACCAGATATTTACTTATGTCCTCGTGcaaactctaaattttttctattcttcATCTATGTATATTATGAGTTTTGTGCAGCTTAATCTGGAAAAACAATGCGAGTATAAAAATGAGgttggaatttaatttttattttatataaaaatcgtGATATTGTAGACGATTCCTATAAGTGAAACTTGTCAAATTGAAACGGAATCCAGTAAagcatttggaaatttgaatggaGAATATTGtggaattgctgaaaatacaCTTGTCAAGTGAGTATACTTTCGCATTCCACCTCTTTCCAcgttgcaaaaaatgttcttttgaaaaacattatttgTAGTTTATGGAAatagattaaaaaatgttccataattttttgtccactaaaattataataatcggatttttttctgaataaggTGATGGTGATTATCCAGTGGcggaattttgcaatttttctacCAAACGTTTAATgccaggtctcgacacgaacgAAGTATTTTATAATGGAAAATGCGCCAATACAGTAACccgtttcttcaatttttgcggttttttctggaatacattttttgttgaaaaacagtgataaaacctgaaaactgaggttactgtagtcgtTAATGGTCCACACAGAAATCATaaactgaaacaaataaatatttaaaaactaaaattttcatcgGTCAAGTTGGTGTCGATGGGGGGCTTCTCAGATAACCCACCGACTCCGGACCGTATTGAAAGTGATCATTCAACATCTGCTTATATACAAACATTCTCCCAAGCGACCGACTTTTTGCGctgaatttcataatttcctttttccttTCGTCTCTGTGTCTACAACCATGCAAGTACTGGAAAAATGTCTGGCGCTGGGAGAGTATGTGGTATATAAACAACCAAGAGAAGACAACTTTCAATTCGGTCCGGAGTCAATGGGTTATCTTTCAAAACCCCCCATTGACAACAACTTGACCGGcgttttttgcaattttgtatATTATTAGGACtcaaatatcaaaacaaaacattttcagtgtcACGAATCAAAAAGCATCTACGAATTTGCTCGTAGATTTTGATCTCTCATGTTCTCATtggttttttcaagaatttggATTGACAATTTTCACGATTGGAGCAGTGATTGCAGTGCCTTTTATGTCAATGTTAGCTGATAGATATGGAAGAAAACCAATTATTGTGACAACAGCAATTCTGGCTTTTTTGGCAAACATGGCTGCATCCTTTAgtccaaattttgcaatttttctaattctgaGAGCATTTATTGGAGCTTGTAGTGATGTGAGCTTCATCTTTTGAAGATCTAAAACAACTGAACATATCAATTTCAGTCGTATCTTTCTGTTGCAAGTGTTGCCACATGTGAATACTTGTCTGAAAAGGCAAGAGCCTGGATTACGGTAGTCTACAACGTGGCATGGTCTCTTGGTATGGTATGGACACTTTTGGTAACTCTGATGACTGATGACTGGCGATGGAGATATTTTATTGTATCATTACCCGGTGTTTATGGTTTTGCTTTATGGTATTTCTTACCCGAGAGTCCTCACTGGCTGATAACGAAGAATAAAaccgaaaagttgaaaaagtacATTAAAACTGCAAATAGGTGGGCTCTAGTTAAGAATATAGAAGTATTCTAATAACGTTTTTAGAGTGAATAACGTATCACCTGAATTCAATGATTGCCAACAAAGTTCACATCATGAGGAAAAACATGAATCGTTCAAAGCCTTGCTGGGgagtaaaaaattgatttggcTCCTTTTTGCAAACGGATTTATCGAGTAAGTTGGGAAACTATAAAAAGCCAATAAATGGGCCGGTCTATTGTGGTTATTTATTAGGTGACTTCTGTTCAAGATAATGTCGGGAGCTCCATAATACATTATGACTAGggatgtaggcatgtaggtagaTATGTAGGTATGTCTCATGAGCATTTATACTGTCTTTATGCATGGCTACTTGTTTTTCTGTACACTACGATTTTAGATTAACTTTATCTAAAGAATTCAAAAGTTCGCAAGTCtggttttccaatttatttagaaaaaactgaTCCATTTTGTCGTTCTCccaattttaattattcagaATGGTGATTTCCCT
The nucleotide sequence above comes from Caenorhabditis elegans chromosome III. Encoded proteins:
- the spot-1 gene encoding Putative methyltransferase spot-1 (Confirmed by transcript evidence), translating into MHPDQKKTFKEKNDIRKKLFNSTKEERLDWRKMKDEKKRKNEEKIIKEAEEAKKAKIEKVDHTPPFTISIAVPGQFLNNAQSAELRTYMAGQIARAATLYRVDEIIIYDESCRMTDEAVNAYYNGTWQGNLIPAETNYEGCFYLAKILEYLECPQYLRKDLFPIQKPLKNAGLLNPLDAQHHLKYDEKTLRFREGVVLKKRSKDGRGPICNIGLEKEFEIDSDAVQLPPYTRVTVEIKNLTEQCKLYRGSITSGATVTRETGLYWGYSVRLMTGLQKVLQAKKFDIVAGVSPRGKLASQMDVCILNKPKILLVFGGVAGVDAAVESEELAEWRRAEDAFDVLIRTTSLSNGSRSERVEENVLSVLAQVQCHLETLNAL
- the B0361.11 gene encoding Putative transporter B0361.11 (Confirmed by transcript evidence), whose protein sequence is MSISRRSYEQFDEMKSENQENNSKKKSSERLKKLDPDKFVEAYGAYGKYQIFTYVLVQTLNFFYSSSMYIMSFVQLNLEKQCEYKNETIPISETCQIETESSKAFGNLNGEYCGIAENTLVNVTNQKASTNLLVDFDLSCSHWFFQEFGLTIFTIGAVIAVPFMSMLADRYGRKPIIVTTAILAFLANMAASFSPNFAIFLILRAFIGACSDSYLSVASVATCEYLSEKARAWITVVYNVAWSLGMVWTLLVTLMTDDWRWRYFIVSLPGVYGFALWYFLPESPHWLITKNKTEKLKKYIKTANRVNNVSPEFNDCQQSSHHEEKHESFKALLGSKKLIWLLFANGFIEMVISLVYFAISFMSVELGGDQVQAFLYSSLIEIPAGLAVIPLMMKMGRKMIVIWCLVFQTLALIGVTVFLDSYEFKLVIMLVAKVMATIIYSVHPIWATEQFPTSVRSLCFSLMNIPQSMGIIMSPYVKHIVMSPNWIPFVVIALFSFISATLAFMLHETKNKKLPTDIESLSYPSETNDLSAYRRSKSSSSSVSALSKTSVRSKKTLSSESVSKKLDTVNFSDKEYRI